The following coding sequences lie in one bacterium genomic window:
- a CDS encoding TIGR00730 family Rossman fold protein: MHIENFKSDDTWRVFRIMAEFIEGFEILSGVGKAVSIFGSSRVKTDDKYYKMAEELAAILVKEGYAIISGGGPGIMEAANKGAFKAGGESIGLNIEIPREQKPNKFVKTLLNFRYFFCRKVMFVKYASAYVVFPGGYGTMDEFFEALTLIQTKRIKSFPVILVGEEYWKELVEWINGELVRRKYISKKDTNIFHVADTSQEVIKVIKDFYKRNTYTPV; the protein is encoded by the coding sequence ATGCATATAGAGAATTTTAAATCTGATGATACATGGCGTGTTTTCAGGATAATGGCAGAGTTTATAGAGGGATTTGAAATATTATCCGGAGTAGGCAAAGCCGTAAGCATTTTCGGCTCTTCCAGAGTAAAAACTGATGATAAATATTATAAAATGGCTGAAGAGCTGGCAGCGATACTTGTAAAAGAAGGCTATGCCATTATCAGCGGCGGCGGGCCCGGGATAATGGAAGCTGCTAACAAAGGCGCATTTAAAGCAGGCGGAGAATCAATAGGATTGAACATTGAAATACCACGAGAACAAAAGCCAAACAAGTTTGTCAAAACTCTTCTTAACTTCAGATATTTCTTTTGCAGAAAGGTAATGTTTGTTAAGTATGCTTCTGCATATGTTGTATTTCCAGGCGGTTACGGAACAATGGATGAATTCTTTGAGGCGCTTACATTAATACAAACCAAAAGAATCAAATCTTTTCCTGTAATTTTGGTAGGAGAGGAATACTGGAAAGAGTTGGTTGAATGGATTAATGGAGAACTTGTCAGACGAAAGTATATTTCTAAAAAAGATACAAATATTTTCCATGTTGCAGACACTTCTCAGGAAGTAATAAAGGTTATAAAAGATTTTTACAAAAGAAATACATACACTCCCGTCTGA
- the uvrC gene encoding excinuclease ABC subunit UvrC — MFKDKNEKVIYVGKAASLKARVRSYFQISPVYPIQNSKLVKEIADIDYIVTKSSAEALNLESNLIKEYKPKFNLRLKDDKKYPYIKISKYEEFPRISLTRDLTDKKAAYYGPYTDVTGVKKTLRLIKNLFPIRNCNKKLDSHKLERPCLNYYMKQCSAPCAGKITREQYQKLVNSVGMFLEGRMNEVLRSLKKQMKLVSKNQQYELAVKLREKAKNIEKITEKQKVNLLSTKDDDYIGIAKSDEKAIYICMLMVRRGKLIGQENFLLGPNNMFSDAEILESFIKQFYSKTSFIPATINVPFDIKDKSIIEDWLQSKIEHKVVLHVPKRGTGFELLNMASKNAKLKLESSFLEKKKVDILKSLKKILKSPTIPYIIEGFDVSNISGKEAVGAMVSFRGGEPDKNNWRRFKIKQTCGMDDYAMMREIVHRRYSRLLDECGQMPDLILIDGGRGHLSSAADEISKLGIDDVCIIALAKEQEHIFIKNKSKPIVLPRDSKELQLLQHIRDEAHRFAHSYHKKLRDKIP; from the coding sequence ATATTTAAAGATAAAAATGAGAAAGTCATATATGTAGGTAAAGCTGCGTCGCTCAAAGCTCGTGTTAGATCATACTTTCAAATATCCCCAGTTTACCCAATTCAAAATTCAAAATTAGTTAAAGAGATTGCAGATATAGATTATATTGTAACAAAATCTTCTGCAGAAGCCTTAAATTTAGAAAGCAACTTAATAAAAGAATACAAACCCAAATTTAACCTCAGATTGAAAGATGACAAAAAATATCCTTATATAAAGATAAGTAAATATGAGGAGTTCCCAAGGATCTCTCTTACAAGAGACCTTACAGATAAAAAAGCAGCCTATTATGGCCCTTATACTGACGTTACAGGGGTAAAGAAAACTCTGCGATTAATCAAAAACCTGTTTCCAATTAGAAATTGCAACAAGAAGTTAGACTCTCATAAATTAGAGCGGCCGTGTCTTAATTATTATATGAAACAATGTAGCGCTCCGTGTGCAGGTAAGATTACAAGAGAGCAGTATCAGAAATTGGTCAATAGTGTGGGAATGTTTTTGGAAGGCAGAATGAACGAGGTCCTTCGCTCTCTAAAGAAACAAATGAAACTGGTCAGCAAGAATCAGCAGTATGAATTAGCTGTGAAGCTCAGAGAAAAAGCAAAAAATATTGAAAAAATCACAGAGAAACAAAAAGTGAATTTACTTTCTACCAAGGATGATGATTATATTGGAATAGCAAAAAGCGACGAAAAAGCTATTTACATATGTATGCTTATGGTTAGAAGGGGGAAGTTAATTGGTCAAGAGAACTTCCTGCTGGGACCTAATAATATGTTTTCAGATGCGGAGATACTGGAATCGTTTATTAAGCAATTCTATTCTAAAACCAGTTTTATTCCCGCAACAATAAATGTGCCTTTTGATATTAAAGACAAATCTATTATAGAGGATTGGCTGCAAAGTAAGATTGAGCATAAAGTAGTCCTACATGTTCCAAAAAGAGGAACTGGATTTGAACTTCTGAATATGGCCAGCAAGAATGCAAAGTTAAAATTAGAATCAAGCTTTCTGGAGAAAAAGAAGGTCGATATATTGAAGTCTCTGAAAAAAATTCTAAAAAGTCCTACTATTCCGTATATAATTGAGGGGTTTGATGTGTCTAATATAAGCGGCAAGGAAGCTGTAGGAGCAATGGTCAGCTTTAGAGGGGGTGAGCCGGATAAAAATAACTGGAGAAGGTTTAAGATAAAACAGACATGCGGCATGGATGATTATGCCATGATGCGAGAGATAGTGCACAGAAGGTATTCTCGTCTGTTAGACGAGTGTGGTCAAATGCCGGATTTAATTTTAATAGATGGCGGAAGAGGACACCTCTCGTCAGCTGCAGATGAAATTAGTAAATTAGGTATAGATGATGTTTGTATTATAGCTCTGGCAAAGGAACAGGAGCATATATTCATCAAGAACAAATCAAAGCCTATTGTCCTGCCTCGAGATTCGAAAGAATTGCAGCTGCTTCAGCATATTCGCGACGAGGCCCACAGATTTGCACACAGTTATCATAAGAAGTTAAGAGACAAAATTCCTTAG
- a CDS encoding fumarylacetoacetate hydrolase family protein, giving the protein MKKYARFSIDSSLSKYGLIEQDVIIEIDGDIFTEFKVTEKKYSIKNVKILAPCLPGKVVAVGLNYIDHAKELGMKIPDEPVLFMKPSTSVIGPDDNIIYPKMSRRVDYEAELAVVIKDKMEIFGYTCLNDVTARDLQKKDGQWTRAKSFDTFCPIGPCIVTDINPDDLKIALFLNGQLKQSSSTSNLIFNVQKLVSFISKVMTLFPGDIIATGTPSGIGPLKRGDKVEVVIEKVGRLRNFVS; this is encoded by the coding sequence TTGAAAAAATACGCAAGATTCTCAATTGATAGCAGTCTCTCCAAATATGGTCTGATTGAGCAGGATGTTATTATAGAAATAGACGGCGACATTTTTACAGAATTCAAAGTTACTGAGAAAAAATACAGTATTAAGAATGTAAAGATACTGGCTCCATGTTTACCTGGCAAAGTAGTTGCTGTAGGACTCAATTACATAGACCATGCAAAAGAACTTGGCATGAAAATACCTGACGAGCCTGTTTTATTTATGAAACCAAGTACTTCTGTTATAGGACCTGACGATAATATTATATATCCAAAAATGAGCAGGCGTGTAGATTATGAAGCAGAATTGGCGGTAGTAATCAAAGATAAAATGGAAATATTTGGATATACATGCTTGAATGATGTTACTGCGCGAGATCTTCAAAAAAAAGACGGGCAATGGACAAGAGCTAAATCATTTGACACATTCTGCCCTATAGGCCCATGCATTGTAACAGATATAAATCCTGATGATCTAAAAATAGCACTTTTCTTAAACGGCCAATTAAAGCAATCGTCAAGTACAAGCAACTTGATTTTTAATGTTCAAAAACTTGTAAGTTTCATCTCAAAAGTCATGACCCTTTTCCCAGGAGATATAATAGCTACAGGCACTCCCTCTGGGATAGGTCCCCTGAAACGCGGAGACAAGGTAGAAGTAGTTATTGAGAAAGTCGGAAGACTAAGGAATTTTGTCTCTTAA
- a CDS encoding ferredoxin: MKVSINKEDCVGCGLCADDCPDVFEMPEDIAAVKVEEVPENLVSAVKEATENCPVDAIIISE, from the coding sequence ATGAAAGTTAGTATCAATAAAGAAGATTGTGTTGGATGCGGGCTATGTGCAGATGACTGTCCTGATGTCTTTGAAATGCCGGAAGATATTGCTGCAGTAAAAGTAGAAGAAGTGCCGGAAAATCTAGTTAGTGCAGTCAAGGAAGCTACTGAAAACTGTCCAGTTGATGCAATCATTATTTCAGAATAA
- a CDS encoding shikimate dehydrogenase, protein MDTKTQLCAVIGNPIGHSLSPAIHNAAFDHLGLNYVYVAFKVEDVSSAIAGVRGLGIRGLSVTIPHKVEVIKYLDEIDEIAMQIGSVNTIVNENRNLKGYTTDGTAAVRSLKEKGVDIRGKKILILGSGGAARAIAFTLIMKEKPASLVIGGIIKDELDKLVQDVKGFGSLDSRYLTGFITNGKSLEKRLQDVDILIQCTPVGMYPGIDDTPVLKRLLRSSLTVFDIIYTPLKTRLARDAEETGCVVVSGIDMFVYQAALQFELWTDRPAPIDIMKKALLENLK, encoded by the coding sequence ATGGATACAAAAACTCAACTTTGTGCTGTTATTGGGAATCCTATAGGACATTCTTTGTCTCCTGCCATACATAATGCAGCGTTTGATCATCTTGGACTTAATTATGTTTATGTTGCATTTAAAGTTGAAGATGTATCTTCTGCAATAGCCGGCGTAAGAGGCTTAGGAATAAGAGGATTAAGTGTAACTATTCCACATAAAGTAGAAGTAATAAAATATCTTGATGAGATTGATGAAATTGCAATGCAAATAGGCTCAGTCAATACCATTGTTAACGAAAACAGGAATCTGAAAGGATACACCACTGATGGAACTGCAGCAGTGCGTTCGTTAAAAGAAAAGGGTGTTGATATCAGGGGTAAAAAAATCTTAATTTTAGGCTCTGGCGGTGCTGCACGAGCAATTGCATTTACGCTTATTATGAAAGAAAAACCTGCCTCTCTTGTAATTGGTGGAATCATAAAGGATGAACTAGATAAGTTAGTTCAAGATGTTAAAGGGTTTGGCTCGTTAGACAGTAGATATCTAACTGGGTTCATTACAAATGGGAAGTCTCTTGAAAAGCGGCTGCAAGATGTTGATATTTTAATACAATGCACACCTGTTGGAATGTATCCGGGAATTGATGACACTCCTGTTCTAAAGAGATTATTAAGGAGTTCATTAACAGTTTTTGATATTATTTACACCCCTCTTAAGACACGTCTTGCGAGAGATGCGGAAGAGACTGGATGTGTTGTAGTATCAGGAATTGATATGTTCGTCTATCAAGCAGCGTTGCAGTTTGAGCTTTGGACAGATAGGCCGGCCCCAATTGACATTATGAAAAAAGCTTTATTAGAAAATCTAAAATAA
- a CDS encoding glucosamine-6-phosphate deaminase, giving the protein MKVIIKEDKVEVGKEAANIACNAIKKTIEEKGEANIIAATGASQFEFFESLTSMHGLDWSRVRMFHLDEYVGVSIEHPASFRKYLKERFIDKTGIKEYYFLDGDVENLGKEVERLNNIISKYKIDIAFVGIGENGHLAFNDPPADFEEEKPYIVVALDEKCKKQQMGEGWFKTIDDVPKQAISMSVKQIMKSEIILCTVPDRRKAEAVHLCMDGEISPQYPASILRDHKECYLILDKDSASLLENK; this is encoded by the coding sequence ATGAAAGTCATAATTAAAGAAGATAAGGTAGAAGTTGGCAAAGAAGCTGCCAATATAGCGTGTAATGCTATTAAGAAGACTATTGAAGAAAAAGGAGAAGCAAATATTATAGCTGCAACAGGAGCTTCTCAGTTTGAGTTTTTTGAAAGTCTTACTTCAATGCATGGTCTAGACTGGAGCAGAGTTAGAATGTTTCATCTAGACGAATATGTGGGTGTTTCAATAGAACATCCTGCAAGTTTTAGAAAATATTTAAAGGAAAGATTCATAGATAAAACAGGGATAAAAGAATATTATTTTTTAGACGGGGATGTAGAAAATCTTGGGAAGGAAGTGGAAAGATTAAATAACATTATAAGTAAGTATAAGATAGATATTGCCTTTGTAGGTATAGGAGAAAATGGTCACCTGGCATTCAATGATCCGCCTGCTGATTTTGAGGAAGAAAAGCCTTATATTGTCGTAGCATTAGACGAAAAATGCAAAAAACAGCAAATGGGAGAAGGTTGGTTTAAAACAATAGATGATGTTCCTAAACAGGCAATATCGATGAGTGTCAAACAGATAATGAAATCAGAGATAATACTCTGTACTGTGCCGGACAGGAGAAAAGCAGAAGCTGTGCATCTTTGCATGGATGGAGAGATAAGCCCGCAGTATCCCGCATCAATTTTACGTGATCATAAAGAATGTTATCTTATTCTTGATAAAGACTCTGCATCTCTTTTAGAAAACAAATAA
- a CDS encoding shikimate kinase, translating to MNIVLIGYRGTGKSTVARMLNEKLNIPVLNMDEEITKKADMSIPQIVEKFGWDRFRDIESEIAEQVSNIDNYIIDTGGGVILRDKNVKNLRKNSKVFWLKADVPAIVKRIRHGKHRPSLTEGKSFVDEIEEVLIQRKEKYEKAADYIINTSKLSPSDVAKKIVSIMR from the coding sequence ATGAATATTGTTCTGATTGGTTATAGAGGCACTGGCAAATCCACTGTTGCCAGAATGCTGAACGAAAAATTAAACATACCTGTACTTAATATGGATGAGGAAATTACAAAAAAAGCAGATATGTCAATCCCTCAGATTGTTGAGAAATTTGGATGGGATAGGTTCAGAGATATAGAATCTGAAATTGCAGAACAGGTTTCCAATATAGACAACTACATTATTGATACAGGTGGCGGAGTAATCCTGCGTGATAAGAATGTTAAAAATCTCAGGAAAAACAGCAAAGTGTTCTGGCTTAAGGCAGATGTTCCTGCAATTGTAAAAAGGATAAGACATGGAAAGCATAGGCCGTCTTTAACAGAGGGAAAAAGCTTTGTGGATGAAATAGAAGAGGTTCTCATACAAAGAAAAGAAAAATACGAAAAAGCTGCAGATTATATAATAAACACTTCTAAACTATCCCCCTCAGATGTTGCGAAAAAAATAGTATCAATTATGAGATAG